The DNA region GGTAGTCAAAGAGCATCTCGCCGACTCTTCCGATCAGCTCGTCGACATGAGCAAGCGTCGCAGCAACCCCGAGGTGCCTATCGGGAAGCCAATGAGCAACCATCACCGCACACCTCCCGACTCTCTCGCTTTTGCTCAATCCTCCCAGAACGCCCTGACATCCCCGATCAAGCCGCTCGGTTCCGCAACCCGCGCCGGAGATGCTCCAAGAACCGTAGGGATGGCGTTCACTGCTTCGAGAGCTTGCGTCCGACGCGACGAGTATTGGGCCTGGACTCGACTTCCGCCCGCTTCAACGCCCGCCACACCATCGAGTGCCCTATACCGAGCTCCCGTGCGATCTCACGCGTCGTCAGCCCCGACTCATAGCCGCGAACCGCGTGCGCAACTTGCTCATCGTCCAACCCCTGACGACGGATCCTGACACCAGCATCCACGAGCAGATCCCGCACCGTTTCCTTACCCAAACGATGCTCACGTGCGATCGAGATCAGCGACGCCCTGGACTCGTACGCCGCGACCATCGCCTGCAACGTCTCGGGGGCGACCGGGGTTCCAGCCGTCTCAATCGGCGTCACCACCGGCCCACGAACATCACTTCGAGGCACAGCTAGACTGGAAACCGACACGCCCTGACCTTCGGAAGATCCGCGTGAAATCAACGATTTCAAGGTGACGAACGAGGATACAGTTTTCTCCCGGTTGGGGCACGTGTATCAATAAACAGATGACCCCTGACCTGAGAATGTTTCTCGAGTCAGGGGTCATTTGCGTCTGAGGCGCTCGAACACTGATCAGTTTTGACGCTGGTGGGTGGCTAACCCTCTCTGAGCTGTATCTAGTCGGCGAGGGCGACGGCGTTGCGCGGGAGCAGCGGCATCGCGAACAAGCAGAGCGCCGTGACCACAAGAATCGCTATCAGGGTTGTCGTCATTGCGGCAACGGTCCCCTGGGCGAGGGCGCCAATGAACAGGGTGGTGACGAGAGCGGAGCCGAGGCCGTTGGCGATCTGCTGAATGGCGCTGAGCGATCCGCTGGCTGAGCCGGCTTCTTCGGGCTTGAGATTGCCGAGCGCGGTATTGAAGACCGAATTGAAGCAGATGCCCGCGGCGATTCCGATGATGCTCGTTGCGATGAGGTTTTGCCACCAAGTCACCTCGACACCCGACATGATGACGAAGAGTAAGAGTGTCCCAGTGCCGAGAAGTGTGGTGAGCATTCCGGCGAGCACAAGCCGCCTACCAAGCTTGACGATGAGCGCGTTGGCGATACCAGAGCCGACGATAATGCCGATGGTGAGCGGAATCAGGTTGAGTGAAGTTTGGGTTGGGGTGTAGCCAAGGCCCAGCTGAAAGAAGAGGCTGATGACGTACATGAGCCCGCTGAAGCTCGCGAACACGCACAGGCCGACGATGAGCCCCGAGGTAAATCCACGGTTGGCGAGGAGGCTGCGGGGGAGCAGCGGCTCCTCAGCGCGGGCCTGACGCCAGCCGAAGAGGCACAGCAAGGTGATGCCTGCGACGGTGCTCGCGATGGTGAGGCCGTTCCACCCTTCTGACGAGCCGGTCACGAGCCCGAAGAGCAGAGTGAAGAGCGAGGCGGTGAGCAACGCGCTGCCGATAAGGTCGATTCGGGTCGACCGGTGGGCGGGAACCGACGGCAGGTAGCGCAAGGCGAGCACGAGGGCGATGCCGCCCAGGACGATGTTGAGCAAAAAGATCGGCCGCCAGCCGAGCCCGAACAGGTTGGCATCGATGAGGAGGCCACCCAAAATAGGCCCCGCTACGGCGAACACCCCGAGCATCGGGGCAAAGACGGCAAATGCCTTTTGCAGCATAGGCTTCGGGAACGTCGCGGCCATGATCGCCATGCCCTGCGGAATGAGCAGAGCTCCAAACGCTCCCTGCAGTACGCGTGCGGCGATCAAGACGCCCGCTGAGGGCGAAAGCCCGGCCAATGCGGATCCTGCGATGAACCCGACAA from Leucobacter sp. UCMA 4100 includes:
- a CDS encoding helix-turn-helix domain-containing protein, with product MPRSDVRGPVVTPIETAGTPVAPETLQAMVAAYESRASLISIAREHRLGKETVRDLLVDAGVRIRRQGLDDEQVAHAVRGYESGLTTREIARELGIGHSMVWRALKRAEVESRPNTRRVGRKLSKQ
- a CDS encoding MFS transporter; its protein translation is MTTNTTATPQHTTPPLAKRSMWLTLLVVLLADAMDLMDATIANVAAPSIVRELGASDRLIPWLGASYALALGSLLVLGGRLGDRFGQRRTFLVGLVGFIAGSALAGLSPSAGVLIAARVLQGAFGALLIPQGMAIMAATFPKPMLQKAFAVFAPMLGVFAVAGPILGGLLIDANLFGLGWRPIFLLNIVLGGIALVLALRYLPSVPAHRSTRIDLIGSALLTASLFTLLFGLVTGSSEGWNGLTIASTVAGITLLCLFGWRQARAEEPLLPRSLLANRGFTSGLIVGLCVFASFSGLMYVISLFFQLGLGYTPTQTSLNLIPLTIGIIVGSGIANALIVKLGRRLVLAGMLTTLLGTGTLLLFVIMSGVEVTWWQNLIATSIIGIAAGICFNSVFNTALGNLKPEEAGSASGSLSAIQQIANGLGSALVTTLFIGALAQGTVAAMTTTLIAILVVTALCLFAMPLLPRNAVALAD